One part of the Clostridium thermosuccinogenes genome encodes these proteins:
- the ftsA gene encoding cell division protein FtsA produces MADIVVGIDIGTTKVCTLIGRLKEGNKIETLGRGVAPCSGVKKGVIVDLESTAGSIANSIRQAENMAQLKVESAYINISGAHVDIIKTLNEISISNEDHEVTSHDVERLLFMAGNTEIAQDRQIIDIIPNQYILDGYEEILDPTGMTGVKLALDADVVAGKLTSVQNIVRSIGKSGIKLDGFIVEALATASIALTSDEREIGAILIDIGGGVTDVSIFKKNRLIFYDSIPVGGDHITNDISIGLKIPAHEAEKLKKEYELALTSLINNDQEVSVTDGDTGRKKSVKVSEIVDIIEARVTEIFTLCRDRIADSGIYESLNAGVVLTGGGISYLQGAEQIAGSVFELPAKVANYKAYGITKPEHITSAGIVKHASERSKYSTVKSTTRVQKSEADGRKTGNTGILGKVFEFFRRLF; encoded by the coding sequence GTGGCTGACATAGTTGTCGGAATAGATATAGGCACAACAAAAGTATGTACGTTAATAGGACGATTAAAGGAAGGTAATAAAATAGAGACGCTGGGAAGGGGAGTGGCACCCTGCAGCGGTGTTAAAAAGGGAGTTATCGTAGATCTCGAAAGCACAGCCGGATCGATAGCAAATTCTATCCGTCAGGCCGAAAACATGGCCCAACTAAAGGTAGAATCCGCATATATCAATATTTCCGGAGCTCATGTTGATATAATCAAGACCTTGAATGAGATATCCATATCCAATGAAGATCACGAGGTGACTTCCCATGATGTGGAAAGACTCTTGTTTATGGCGGGAAATACAGAGATTGCCCAAGACAGGCAAATCATTGACATAATACCCAATCAATACATATTGGATGGATATGAAGAAATCCTCGACCCAACGGGCATGACCGGCGTGAAGCTGGCGTTGGATGCCGACGTGGTAGCAGGAAAGCTGACTTCGGTGCAAAACATAGTAAGAAGTATTGGAAAGTCAGGCATTAAATTAGACGGATTTATTGTGGAAGCTCTTGCCACCGCTTCTATAGCCCTTACCAGTGATGAAAGGGAAATTGGGGCAATATTGATAGACATCGGGGGAGGCGTAACCGATGTTTCGATATTTAAAAAGAACCGATTGATATTTTATGATTCTATTCCTGTCGGGGGAGACCATATTACCAATGACATTTCCATAGGATTGAAAATACCTGCTCATGAAGCAGAAAAGTTGAAAAAGGAATATGAGCTTGCCCTTACATCCCTTATAAATAACGATCAGGAAGTCTCGGTTACCGATGGGGATACCGGCAGGAAGAAAAGCGTGAAAGTATCTGAAATTGTTGATATCATTGAGGCAAGGGTCACTGAAATATTTACCCTTTGCAGGGACAGGATAGCCGATTCGGGGATTTATGAAAGCTTAAACGCTGGAGTTGTACTCACCGGAGGAGGTATATCCTACCTCCAAGGCGCTGAGCAAATAGCCGGCAGTGTTTTTGAATTGCCTGCCAAGGTGGCCAACTATAAAGCATACGGGATAACCAAGCCGGAGCATATCACCTCCGCCGGCATTGTAAAGCATGCTTCGGAACGCAGCAAATACAGTACCGTCAAAAGTACTACCCGGGTTCAGAAATCGGAAGCCGATGGACGTAAAACAGGGAACACAGGCATATTAGGAAAGGTTTTCGAATTTTTCCGACGATTGTTCTAA
- a CDS encoding type 1 glutamine amidotransferase, translated as MYELNICHLYPDLLNLYGDKGNIITLSKRCEWRGIKANIINLSLGDAFIPENYDIVFLGGGQDYEQQIIQEDLLKIKGIEIKNAIYNDKVFLAICGGYQILGQYYRTWDNKEIELLGALNLWTIGGKERFIGNLVFECEALKSENSDGMVVGFENHSGRTYLGNDVKPLGRVINGKGNNGEDGGEGAVYKNVYCSYSHGSLLPKNPALADHLISTALKQKYKDFMGLQPIDNTLENLAHDTMLNRIINSKG; from the coding sequence ATGTATGAATTAAATATATGTCACCTGTACCCTGATTTATTAAATCTGTACGGTGACAAGGGCAATATAATTACCTTAAGCAAAAGATGTGAATGGAGAGGTATAAAGGCGAACATCATCAACCTCTCTTTAGGTGATGCCTTCATTCCTGAAAACTATGATATAGTATTCCTGGGTGGTGGCCAGGATTATGAGCAGCAGATAATCCAGGAGGATTTGTTGAAAATAAAAGGCATAGAAATAAAAAATGCCATTTACAACGACAAGGTATTTTTGGCCATATGCGGAGGTTATCAAATACTGGGACAGTATTACAGGACATGGGACAATAAGGAGATAGAACTGCTGGGCGCACTGAACCTTTGGACAATAGGAGGAAAAGAAAGATTCATAGGAAATTTGGTTTTTGAATGCGAAGCTCTGAAATCAGAAAATTCTGACGGTATGGTAGTAGGCTTTGAGAATCATTCGGGAAGAACCTATCTCGGAAATGATGTAAAACCGCTGGGAAGGGTAATCAATGGGAAAGGAAACAACGGAGAAGACGGAGGTGAAGGGGCCGTCTATAAAAATGTCTATTGCTCCTATTCTCATGGCAGCCTGCTGCCCAAAAATCCTGCCCTTGCTGATCATTTGATTTCAACGGCTCTTAAGCAAAAGTACAAGGACTTTATGGGGCTCCAGCCTATCGACAATACCCTGGAGAACCTGGCCCATGATACCATGCTGAACAGGATAATAAACAGCAAGGGATAG
- the ftsZ gene encoding cell division protein FtsZ: MLEFDIEMEHFAQIKVIGVGGGGNNAVNRMINAGLRGVEFIAVNTDKQALFLSKANTKIQIGDKLTKGLGAGANPEVGEKAANESRDEIAQALKGADMVFVTAGMGGGTGTGAAPVVAQISKEMGILTVGVVTKPFMFEGRKRMQHAERGIENLKASVDTLVTIPNDRLLQVAEKRTSIMDAFTIADDVLRQGVQGISDLIAVPGLVNLDFADVRTIMFDTGLAHMGIGRASGENRAEEAAKQAIHSPLLETSIEGARGVLLNITGGTDLGLFEVNMAAELVQKSADPDANIIFGAVIDENLKDEMVITVIATGFDKSPVIKKTEKTAEKSILNAEKSSSSVNPAPFSGDELDIPTFLRRNRFK, encoded by the coding sequence TTGCTGGAGTTTGATATCGAAATGGAACACTTTGCCCAAATAAAGGTTATAGGTGTTGGTGGTGGGGGCAATAATGCCGTAAACCGGATGATAAATGCAGGACTACGTGGAGTTGAGTTTATAGCAGTAAATACTGATAAGCAGGCATTGTTTTTATCAAAGGCCAATACCAAAATTCAGATTGGAGACAAGCTTACAAAAGGTCTGGGTGCGGGAGCCAATCCTGAAGTAGGTGAGAAGGCTGCAAACGAGAGCAGGGATGAAATTGCCCAGGCATTGAAGGGAGCGGATATGGTATTTGTTACTGCCGGAATGGGCGGTGGTACAGGAACCGGAGCCGCACCCGTCGTTGCGCAGATTTCCAAAGAGATGGGAATTCTGACTGTAGGAGTAGTAACCAAGCCCTTCATGTTTGAAGGCAGGAAGCGTATGCAGCATGCCGAAAGGGGAATTGAAAACCTCAAAGCTTCCGTGGATACTCTGGTTACAATACCCAATGACAGGCTGCTTCAGGTTGCGGAAAAAAGAACTTCCATTATGGATGCTTTTACTATAGCTGATGATGTCCTTAGGCAGGGTGTTCAGGGCATATCTGACCTCATTGCCGTTCCAGGCCTTGTAAACCTTGACTTTGCAGACGTAAGGACCATCATGTTTGACACCGGTCTGGCCCACATGGGAATCGGCAGGGCTTCAGGCGAAAACAGGGCTGAAGAAGCCGCCAAGCAGGCAATACATAGCCCTCTTTTAGAAACCTCAATAGAAGGGGCAAGGGGAGTCCTCCTGAACATCACCGGAGGTACGGATCTTGGCCTGTTTGAAGTAAATATGGCAGCAGAGCTTGTCCAAAAATCTGCAGACCCTGATGCAAACATAATATTTGGCGCTGTCATAGATGAAAACCTTAAGGATGAAATGGTCATCACCGTAATTGCTACAGGATTTGATAAGAGTCCGGTTATTAAGAAAACTGAAAAGACAGCCGAAAAGAGCATTTTGAATGCGGAAAAATCAAGCAGCAGCGTAAATCCGGCTCCTTTTTCAGGCGATGAACTGGACATACCGACTTTCCTGAGAAGAAACAGGTTTAAATAA
- the murA gene encoding UDP-N-acetylglucosamine 1-carboxyvinyltransferase, translating to MTFARSITHPGGCEIGPRPIDLHLKALRSMGAKINDAQRGFIYCEAERLRGCEIQLDYPSVGATENIMLASVFAEEDTYIRNAAKEPEIVDLQNFLNSIGVSVSGAGTSVIRISGSNRKLKDTEHTIIPDRIVAGTYMVASAITGGDVLLRNVIPEHLSAVISNLRDCGCRINVKKNTIHVSGPAKPKAVDIIRTLPYPGFPTDMQAQMVALLTVARGTSIIVETVFENRYKHVEELLRMGANIKLEGRIAVIKGVKQLTGANVTARDLRGGAALVLAGLVANGETVISGVKHIDRGYENLEEKLRMIGADIKRIDT from the coding sequence GTGACTTTTGCCCGAAGTATAACCCACCCAGGTGGGTGTGAAATAGGCCCGCGGCCTATAGATCTTCATTTGAAAGCGCTGAGAAGTATGGGCGCCAAAATAAATGACGCTCAAAGAGGCTTCATTTACTGCGAAGCAGAACGGTTAAGAGGATGCGAAATTCAACTGGATTACCCCAGTGTGGGCGCCACAGAGAATATAATGCTGGCATCAGTTTTTGCTGAAGAAGATACTTACATAAGAAATGCTGCAAAGGAGCCGGAAATTGTTGATTTGCAAAACTTTCTGAATTCCATTGGAGTTTCGGTTTCCGGAGCAGGTACCAGCGTTATACGAATAAGCGGAAGCAACAGGAAATTAAAAGATACAGAGCATACAATAATACCTGACAGAATAGTTGCAGGTACATATATGGTTGCATCTGCAATAACCGGTGGGGATGTACTGCTGAGAAATGTAATCCCGGAGCACTTAAGCGCAGTGATTTCAAACCTGAGGGATTGTGGTTGCAGAATAAATGTCAAAAAGAACACAATACATGTATCAGGGCCTGCAAAGCCAAAGGCCGTCGATATTATTAGGACCTTGCCATATCCGGGTTTTCCTACCGACATGCAGGCACAAATGGTAGCCCTGCTTACTGTTGCCAGAGGTACCAGCATCATAGTGGAAACCGTTTTCGAAAACAGATACAAGCATGTGGAAGAGCTCTTGAGGATGGGAGCCAATATAAAGCTTGAGGGAAGAATTGCCGTAATAAAAGGTGTAAAGCAGCTCACCGGAGCTAATGTAACTGCCCGGGATTTAAGGGGAGGGGCTGCTCTGGTGCTGGCCGGACTGGTGGCCAATGGCGAAACAGTGATAAGTGGTGTAAAGCATATAGACAGGGGTTATGAAAACCTTGAAGAAAAGCTCAGGATGATAGGCGCCGATATAAAGAGAATTGATACATGA
- a CDS encoding cell division protein FtsQ/DivIB has translation MKPQGMDAEYKRKEIKSKKKKKTEKFLFFLEFIFLSGMLSVILILLALSPLFEVKSIAVNGSERYSEEDIIIASGLRTGINGFKAIGSSLDDILSFRYGAAEDAVKKDHPYIKDIVVKYVLPDKIEMSIQERVPFAVVPFYGTYLLVDNEACVLETFNGENTKSLPLIKGLKFEGYKLGQALEFEVEENFLLAVDLINELSKSDEKSEFKLLPQVDYFDVKDAENICLFYDSRIIVNLGDLRELGYRIDFMKEILQKNIRKDEKGRLDFTLSKNPSFIPNN, from the coding sequence TTGAAGCCACAAGGGATGGATGCTGAATATAAAAGGAAGGAGATCAAATCTAAAAAGAAGAAAAAAACTGAAAAATTTCTCTTCTTTCTGGAGTTTATATTTTTATCGGGCATGCTCTCGGTCATACTAATACTGCTCGCCCTTTCGCCATTGTTTGAAGTAAAAAGCATAGCTGTGAATGGTAGCGAGCGCTATAGCGAAGAAGACATCATAATTGCTTCCGGCCTTCGTACCGGAATTAACGGTTTTAAGGCAATAGGAAGCAGCCTTGATGATATTCTTTCTTTCCGGTATGGTGCTGCGGAGGATGCCGTAAAAAAAGATCATCCTTATATAAAAGATATAGTTGTAAAATATGTTCTGCCTGATAAAATAGAAATGAGTATTCAAGAAAGAGTGCCCTTTGCAGTAGTGCCCTTTTATGGCACTTACCTTCTTGTGGATAACGAGGCATGTGTTTTGGAAACCTTTAACGGGGAAAACACAAAATCACTGCCTCTTATAAAGGGCTTGAAATTTGAAGGCTATAAATTGGGACAAGCACTGGAATTTGAAGTTGAGGAAAACTTTTTGCTTGCGGTGGATCTGATAAATGAATTAAGTAAATCCGATGAAAAAAGCGAATTTAAGCTTCTTCCGCAGGTTGATTATTTTGATGTTAAAGATGCAGAAAATATCTGTCTTTTCTATGATTCCAGGATTATCGTAAATCTTGGGGACCTGAGAGAACTTGGCTATAGGATTGATTTCATGAAAGAGATCCTGCAGAAGAACATAAGAAAGGATGAAAAAGGCCGCCTAGATTTCACTTTAAGCAAAAATCCAAGCTTCATACCCAATAATTGA
- a CDS encoding LTA synthase family protein produces MKPILNNGKANLNINIEIIEPQKALYWIAFFAGFLIKLTYFNYSVGLNFGSILTSPNSRMFISTFFFLLLVAAIVFVLFNKKRYIALLVVDVLITILLVADILYFRYYRCPITLPVLAQISLVAPAGDSINVLLNPTDVILILEIPVLLRLLFLFRKSGVKSIPFPTRLVTGVLVAAISIGALRLFYKNSDIPMFNYDRNYVAKELGILYFHVHDVQAYVNENILTNKVLTKEDKQLIEEFYANKSKVPKTDNYHGIAQGKNLIMMQLESFQAFLLNREIDGREITPNLNKLLKESVFFENFHYQVGGGNTSDAEFLSNNSLYPAQQGAVYFRYPGNTYHSLPKLLKKQGYDTYVFHAYHPSFWNRANMYKAVGFDKFYSSGDFITPAEEIEGWGLGDKSFLLQSLEKIDKSKPFYSFMITLSSHYAYGSFEDNDEFDVGEYEGTTFGNYIKAAHYVDSAIGGFLEELKKQGLYDNTLLVFYGDHHAFPKDKSEDMQHFLGIDDSEFEWLKYQKVPLIIHYPGLKNGEVMDITGGQIDILPTVANLMGFEVPYAMGKDLLNSEEGYAILRGGSYITDSYIYISNLGEAFDKKTGRKLEEKEYEKDFERFEKELEVSDTILHKNAFKYKLNIN; encoded by the coding sequence TTGAAACCAATTTTAAACAATGGAAAAGCTAATTTAAATATTAATATTGAGATCATAGAGCCTCAAAAAGCTCTGTATTGGATCGCTTTTTTTGCAGGGTTCCTGATCAAGCTGACTTATTTTAATTATTCCGTCGGTTTGAATTTCGGAAGTATATTGACATCGCCAAACAGCCGTATGTTCATATCAACTTTTTTCTTTCTTTTGCTTGTTGCAGCCATAGTATTTGTACTGTTTAACAAGAAGAGATATATTGCTCTGCTGGTTGTAGATGTGCTCATTACGATTTTGCTGGTGGCTGATATCCTTTATTTCCGCTATTACCGCTGCCCTATTACCCTGCCGGTTCTAGCGCAAATAAGCCTTGTGGCTCCTGCCGGGGATAGCATAAATGTGCTGTTAAATCCGACGGATGTCATTCTCATATTGGAAATTCCGGTGCTCCTTCGCTTGCTGTTTTTGTTCAGAAAGTCCGGCGTAAAAAGCATCCCCTTCCCCACCAGGTTGGTTACGGGGGTTCTTGTCGCTGCAATATCCATAGGTGCATTGCGCTTGTTCTATAAGAACTCAGATATCCCCATGTTCAATTATGACAGGAATTATGTCGCCAAGGAGCTTGGCATACTTTATTTTCATGTGCATGACGTACAGGCTTATGTGAATGAAAATATACTTACCAATAAAGTATTGACAAAAGAGGACAAGCAGCTTATAGAAGAATTTTACGCAAATAAATCCAAGGTGCCCAAAACTGATAACTATCATGGCATTGCCCAGGGTAAAAACCTTATAATGATGCAGCTTGAGTCTTTTCAGGCCTTTTTACTCAACCGGGAAATTGACGGAAGGGAGATCACACCCAACCTTAACAAACTGCTGAAAGAAAGCGTATTTTTTGAAAATTTCCATTACCAGGTTGGGGGCGGAAATACTTCCGATGCGGAATTCCTGTCCAACAACTCCCTTTACCCGGCACAACAAGGTGCGGTTTATTTCCGGTATCCTGGGAACACATATCATTCCCTTCCTAAATTATTGAAGAAACAGGGTTATGATACCTATGTGTTCCATGCTTATCATCCCAGCTTCTGGAACAGAGCGAACATGTACAAGGCCGTAGGCTTCGACAAGTTCTACAGCAGCGGTGATTTTATAACACCCGCAGAAGAAATTGAAGGCTGGGGCTTGGGAGATAAATCCTTTCTGCTGCAGTCCCTGGAAAAGATTGATAAATCAAAACCTTTTTACAGCTTTATGATCACTCTGTCCAGCCACTACGCTTATGGATCTTTTGAAGATAACGATGAATTCGATGTCGGTGAATATGAAGGAACCACATTCGGAAATTACATTAAAGCCGCCCATTACGTAGATAGCGCCATCGGGGGCTTTTTGGAGGAGCTTAAAAAGCAAGGCTTGTATGATAATACCCTGTTGGTTTTCTATGGGGACCATCATGCTTTCCCCAAGGACAAATCGGAAGATATGCAGCATTTCTTGGGGATTGACGACAGTGAATTCGAATGGCTGAAGTATCAGAAGGTTCCTCTTATCATCCACTATCCCGGTTTGAAAAACGGTGAGGTTATGGATATTACCGGAGGTCAGATAGATATACTGCCGACAGTGGCAAACCTTATGGGATTTGAAGTTCCCTATGCCATGGGCAAGGATTTGCTGAATTCAGAGGAAGGATATGCTATACTTAGAGGCGGTTCATATATTACCGATTCATATATATACATCAGCAACCTGGGAGAAGCCTTCGATAAAAAGACCGGGCGTAAACTGGAAGAAAAGGAGTACGAAAAGGACTTCGAGAGGTTTGAAAAGGAATTGGAGGTTTCGGATACCATACTGCACAAAAACGCCTTTAAATACAAATTAAATATAAATTAA
- a CDS encoding Mur ligase family protein, protein MNIRLVFTVIVSKLIMKACRLFKLGGTSLPGEIARKIYPGIVSEITKGFNIIMVTGTNGKTTTTKIIGQVLAENGIDFITNKSGANLVDGVTTTFIDSVSITGKSAIKTALIEMDEAAFDKMTNYVEPDVLVVTNFFRDQLDRYGELYTTLNRVKSGIIKSPKTKLVLNADDSLCASLGRDTGHEAIYFGMACEAWESIEKDKNSDAAYCLYCKTRYEYDFHVYGHLGGFRCPNCGYERPVTQVTCTKVDELTSSSSHMHFAVNDSHSLKEEESEVYSSKVNLPGMYNIYNALAAIACGHLLNLPVHNTIKALGSFESGFGRMESIAVGNKNIKLILVKNPTGFNQVLNYLLTENSNIQLAFIINDKIADGTDVSWLWDVDFEKLQGMEDKLDNIYTSGLRAEDMALRLKYAGLYTNKISIIKSYEELINIGLNRTEDGSSFYILPTYTAMLEIRKLLKKKFHLKDFWK, encoded by the coding sequence ATGAATATTCGATTGGTTTTTACAGTAATAGTATCCAAGTTAATAATGAAAGCTTGCAGGCTTTTCAAGCTGGGAGGTACCAGCCTTCCCGGAGAAATCGCGAGGAAGATATACCCGGGTATTGTGAGCGAGATAACAAAAGGTTTCAATATCATAATGGTTACAGGTACGAACGGAAAAACTACCACTACCAAGATTATCGGGCAAGTCCTTGCGGAAAACGGTATTGATTTTATAACCAACAAATCCGGGGCAAACCTTGTTGACGGCGTGACGACAACATTTATTGATTCCGTAAGCATAACAGGCAAGAGCGCAATTAAAACCGCATTAATTGAAATGGATGAAGCTGCCTTTGACAAAATGACGAATTACGTTGAGCCGGACGTGCTGGTGGTGACTAATTTTTTCAGGGACCAGCTGGACCGTTATGGAGAGCTGTACACTACCCTGAATAGAGTTAAGTCAGGCATTATCAAATCTCCAAAGACAAAGCTTGTCCTTAATGCGGATGATTCGCTGTGCGCTTCCCTGGGCAGGGATACCGGGCACGAGGCAATATATTTCGGAATGGCCTGTGAAGCTTGGGAGAGCATTGAAAAGGATAAAAACTCCGATGCGGCTTATTGCCTGTATTGCAAAACCAGGTATGAGTATGACTTTCATGTTTACGGACATCTCGGCGGTTTCAGGTGTCCCAACTGCGGGTATGAAAGGCCTGTTACTCAGGTGACCTGCACGAAGGTTGATGAACTGACATCTTCCAGTTCCCATATGCATTTTGCGGTAAATGACAGCCATAGCTTGAAGGAGGAAGAATCTGAAGTTTACAGTTCCAAGGTCAATCTTCCGGGGATGTACAACATATATAATGCTTTGGCAGCAATTGCCTGCGGACATCTTTTAAATCTTCCTGTCCATAACACGATTAAAGCGCTGGGAAGCTTTGAGAGCGGATTTGGAAGAATGGAGAGCATTGCCGTCGGCAATAAGAACATAAAGCTTATATTGGTGAAGAATCCTACAGGCTTTAATCAGGTGCTGAATTACCTTCTTACTGAAAACAGTAATATACAGCTTGCATTTATCATTAATGACAAAATTGCTGACGGAACCGATGTTTCATGGCTTTGGGACGTGGATTTTGAAAAGCTGCAAGGTATGGAAGACAAGCTTGACAATATTTACACCTCCGGGCTGAGAGCTGAGGATATGGCATTAAGGCTCAAATATGCCGGCCTATATACCAATAAAATCAGCATAATCAAGTCTTATGAGGAGTTGATAAACATAGGCTTGAATAGGACTGAGGATGGCAGCAGTTTTTACATTTTGCCCACTTATACCGCCATGCTGGAAATCAGGAAGCTTCTTAAGAAAAAATTTCATCTTAAGGATTTTTGGAAATAG
- a CDS encoding small basic family protein, whose amino-acid sequence MIPILGLIIGIIAGVFVPYNIPSQYSNYVAVAILAALDSVFGGIASSLQGKFNMRIFLTGFFGNAILASMLAYIGDQLGIQLYLAAIFAFGNRLFLNFALIRRIILNIPSKNDNIKDDELHDI is encoded by the coding sequence ATGATACCTATTTTAGGATTGATAATCGGCATTATTGCCGGGGTTTTCGTCCCATATAACATACCCAGCCAGTATTCCAACTATGTTGCCGTTGCCATCCTGGCGGCTCTGGATTCCGTTTTTGGAGGTATTGCTTCTTCGCTGCAGGGAAAGTTCAATATGAGGATATTCTTAACCGGCTTTTTTGGTAATGCCATATTGGCTTCCATGCTGGCATATATAGGAGATCAGTTGGGAATTCAGTTATATCTTGCAGCTATTTTTGCTTTTGGAAACAGGTTGTTTTTAAACTTTGCATTAATTCGTAGAATTATATTGAATATCCCTTCAAAAAACGATAATATTAAAGATGATGAGTTACATGATATATAG
- a CDS encoding LTA synthase family protein, with the protein MFKGEKSNKAKSKLGSIPEYVLTFAITVVLSFLIMSITFAFSSGIFDMDMFKSYFKGTMLIFMNFIPIFFFMYLSYLIFNRLWAAFSLTGFIFVILSMVNKFKLMYRDDPFTFVDIKLFSESLVMAKKYNIRLSLKMIILIIGLMVITVILKLFFGQKIHSFKVRISLLVSFCLIGFFTFRNFYFNPKIYEAVGDKSLINIWIESEQFRSKGFVYPFIYSIKSAREVPPEGYDEKKAAEELSKYSYQDIPEEQKVNIISIMLEAYNDFSQFDGVDLSIDVYANFHELQKESLHGNLVTNIFAGGTVNTERAFLTGFNTHPKYYRDTNSFVWYLKEQGYRTEAMHPITGSFYNRRNINEYLGFDSYDHYDNKYRYIQEVYLADMNFFDYIIEGYENSVKNRQPYFNFSVTYQNHGPYSTERLVKDDYLKKKASYDEGTYNIINNYLSGIYKTDQAIKKIVDYFRKEEEPVILIIFGDHNPWLGEDHYGYDMLGINLDLSTVEGFKNYYQTPYIIWANDKAKSIFKRDFTGTGNSISPNFLMAELFDYIGWQGNEYMQYLSDIKKKFDVINKVYFKENGEFKKELTPDNEKLWKDFLNVEYYYSHNFKK; encoded by the coding sequence ATGTTTAAAGGCGAGAAATCAAATAAGGCAAAATCAAAATTGGGTAGCATTCCGGAATACGTGCTTACTTTTGCAATCACAGTTGTACTGAGCTTTCTCATAATGTCCATAACTTTTGCCTTTTCCAGCGGTATATTTGATATGGACATGTTTAAAAGCTATTTCAAGGGAACCATGCTGATTTTCATGAACTTTATTCCCATTTTTTTCTTTATGTATCTCTCATATTTGATATTTAACAGGCTGTGGGCAGCTTTTTCTCTGACCGGATTTATTTTTGTAATCCTGTCCATGGTAAATAAATTTAAATTGATGTACAGGGATGACCCTTTCACTTTTGTTGACATAAAATTGTTCAGTGAGTCGTTGGTAATGGCTAAAAAATATAATATCCGCCTTAGCCTGAAGATGATAATACTCATAATAGGCTTGATGGTGATTACTGTGATTTTAAAGCTGTTTTTCGGGCAGAAAATCCACTCCTTTAAGGTCAGGATATCCCTATTGGTTTCCTTTTGCCTTATCGGATTTTTCACCTTCCGGAACTTTTACTTTAATCCCAAGATATACGAGGCGGTGGGGGATAAGAGCCTGATAAACATATGGATAGAATCGGAACAGTTTCGGTCAAAAGGCTTTGTATATCCCTTTATATATAGCATAAAGAGCGCACGGGAGGTACCGCCGGAAGGGTACGATGAGAAAAAGGCAGCAGAGGAGCTGTCAAAATATAGCTATCAGGACATCCCGGAAGAACAGAAGGTAAATATCATTTCCATAATGCTGGAAGCTTATAACGATTTTTCCCAGTTTGATGGCGTTGATTTGAGCATCGATGTGTATGCGAACTTTCATGAGCTTCAAAAGGAATCCCTGCATGGCAACCTGGTTACAAACATTTTTGCCGGTGGTACCGTAAACACCGAAAGGGCATTTCTTACCGGCTTTAACACTCATCCCAAGTATTACAGAGATACCAACTCTTTTGTATGGTATCTGAAAGAGCAGGGATACAGGACGGAAGCCATGCACCCGATCACCGGTTCCTTTTATAACAGACGCAACATCAACGAGTACCTTGGTTTTGATTCCTATGACCACTACGACAACAAGTACAGATATATCCAGGAAGTATATCTTGCGGACATGAATTTTTTTGACTATATAATTGAAGGGTATGAAAACAGCGTTAAAAACCGTCAGCCTTATTTTAATTTTTCCGTCACTTATCAGAATCATGGCCCTTATTCCACTGAAAGGCTGGTAAAGGATGATTACCTGAAGAAAAAAGCATCCTATGATGAAGGTACGTACAACATCATCAATAATTATCTGTCGGGAATATATAAGACTGACCAGGCCATCAAAAAAATTGTGGATTATTTCAGAAAAGAAGAAGAGCCTGTCATACTGATTATATTCGGAGATCACAACCCATGGCTCGGTGAAGACCATTATGGATATGACATGCTGGGTATAAACCTGGATTTATCCACTGTGGAAGGATTTAAAAACTATTACCAGACTCCATATATAATCTGGGCTAATGATAAAGCAAAAAGCATTTTTAAAAGGGATTTCACCGGGACAGGAAACTCTATTAGTCCCAATTTTCTGATGGCTGAGCTGTTCGATTATATAGGATGGCAAGGAAATGAATATATGCAATACCTGTCCGATATTAAGAAAAAGTTTGATGTTATCAATAAGGTGTACTTTAAAGAAAACGGAGAGTTTAAGAAAGAGTTGACTCCGGATAATGAAAAGCTGTGGAAGGATTTCCTGAACGTGGAGTATTATTACAGCCATAATTTTAAAAAGTAA